One Roseburia rectibacter DNA window includes the following coding sequences:
- a CDS encoding sensor histidine kinase, with product MDKILLAICNGLSCFIICTILFQFMNERYKKSYSNKTLYIAAEIAMGITAFGINMLNFAILNLLIWFVGVGVTVYFLYYEDADRPIRRITECEVLVLCMSVCETLGVLLLHCFLQICGISNIDVVMQYCLEVTFSKIVLIFLYYVLINRLIKRTEVACSREQYIIYGILLFYSLVNMLVIVQNFRDGQKSYLSAVNMGCIVLADLYLLYYVKMADEKRYYENRVKALEQQAKMQYEYYLAQNEKYSQTVRILHDVDKHIRAIENLYGTEREHTAGEYAEAIRSTLAPLIPISYTENPILNILLTDKNAVMQEKGIHSDIKIDNVELSYIEPIDITTIFGNLLDNAIEAAANADGDKYIFIKISAYHKMTVVHIENSCGKVKWKKRMPVSDKGKGRGIGLLNVKQSIDKYDGDLQLKQDGNRFVADLFLNS from the coding sequence ATGGATAAGATTTTACTTGCGATATGTAATGGACTTTCCTGTTTTATTATCTGTACAATTCTTTTTCAATTTATGAATGAAAGATATAAGAAAAGTTACAGCAATAAAACTTTGTACATAGCAGCAGAGATAGCGATGGGAATCACTGCATTTGGCATAAATATGCTGAACTTTGCAATATTGAATCTGCTGATATGGTTTGTTGGAGTTGGTGTAACGGTATATTTTCTGTATTACGAAGATGCAGACAGACCAATCCGTAGAATCACTGAGTGTGAAGTACTGGTTTTATGTATGTCTGTATGTGAAACGCTGGGAGTGCTTCTGTTACACTGTTTTTTGCAGATTTGTGGAATATCAAATATTGATGTGGTCATGCAATATTGTCTGGAAGTGACATTTTCAAAGATAGTGCTGATTTTCCTATACTATGTTTTGATAAACAGATTGATAAAAAGGACAGAGGTAGCCTGTTCCAGAGAACAATATATCATATATGGAATCCTGCTTTTTTACAGTCTGGTCAATATGCTTGTGATTGTGCAGAATTTCAGGGATGGACAGAAAAGCTATCTGTCAGCGGTAAATATGGGTTGCATCGTTTTGGCTGACCTGTATCTTTTGTATTATGTCAAAATGGCAGACGAAAAGAGATACTATGAAAACCGCGTAAAGGCATTGGAGCAACAGGCAAAAATGCAGTATGAGTATTATCTTGCACAGAATGAAAAATATAGTCAGACAGTACGGATATTACATGATGTGGATAAGCATATCAGGGCTATCGAGAATTTGTATGGAACAGAGAGGGAGCATACGGCTGGCGAATATGCAGAGGCAATCAGAAGTACACTGGCACCACTGATTCCTATATCTTACACAGAGAATCCGATACTGAACATTCTGCTGACAGATAAAAATGCTGTCATGCAGGAGAAAGGGATACATTCGGACATTAAGATAGACAATGTAGAATTATCTTACATAGAGCCGATAGACATAACAACTATTTTCGGGAATCTGCTGGACAATGCGATTGAAGCTGCCGCAAATGCTGACGGAGACAAATACATTTTTATTAAAATCAGTGCCTATCATAAGATGACGGTAGTTCATATAGAAAACAGTTGTGGAAAGGTAAAATGGAAAAAACGTATGCCGGTATCAGATAAGGGAAAAGGCAGAGGGATAGGACTCTTAAATGTGAAACAGAGCATAGATAAGTATGATGGGGATTTACAATTAAAACAGGATGGAAACAGATTTGTAGCAGATTTGTTTCTGAATTCATGA
- a CDS encoding DUF3879 family protein: protein MYGNVQETKNLMSHYESDGDYVNYKVSRD, encoded by the coding sequence ATGTATGGCAATGTTCAGGAAACAAAAAATCTAATGAGTCATTATGAAAGTGACGGTGATTATGTTAATTATAAAGTGTCACGTGATTAA
- a CDS encoding DUF6033 family protein — MLENLRGSRNDMDFMVADFENGDNAKDILAQSDKEYTVIFSKEEMEKMASDPKYYAEKMHSIEGALRMSDEINAQFGFERAFGKTNGGVDADTKITKFGISFNSDGTTTFFAQLEKSSASQKEYLEKIQEKKAEEKKRQRKRNSPSKSKYEKLQFRQIQKKNFWIRSKTLTGIPLNRRRIKSAEGLIFQFSEFGTDEIYANMEE; from the coding sequence ATGCTGGAGAATTTGCGTGGATCAAGAAACGACATGGATTTTATGGTTGCCGATTTTGAAAATGGTGATAATGCCAAAGATATTTTAGCCCAAAGTGATAAGGAGTATACGGTTATTTTCTCAAAGGAAGAAATGGAGAAGATGGCGTCTGATCCGAAATATTATGCAGAAAAAATGCATAGCATTGAGGGAGCTTTGCGTATGTCAGATGAAATCAATGCCCAGTTCGGCTTTGAAAGAGCATTTGGTAAGACTAACGGTGGTGTAGATGCTGATACAAAAATAACAAAATTTGGCATCTCTTTTAATAGTGACGGAACTACAACCTTCTTTGCACAATTGGAAAAATCATCAGCCAGTCAGAAAGAATATCTTGAAAAGATTCAGGAAAAGAAAGCTGAGGAGAAAAAGAGGCAAAGAAAAAGGAACAGTCCAAGCAAATCGAAGTACGAAAAACTACAGTTCAGGCAAATTCAAAAGAAGAACTTTTGGATAAGATCAAAAACATTGACTGGGATTCCATTAAACCGGAGGAGAATAAAATCGGCGGAAGGTTTGATTTTTCAATTTAGTGAATTTGGAACAGATGAAATATATGCCAATATGGAGGAATAA
- a CDS encoding LytR/AlgR family response regulator transcription factor, which yields MQIAICDDEVSMVQILEEKIKKLLPDAVIDKYLSGDELIASGSKPDILFLDIQMPGMDGMETAKMLRQDNENMILIFVTAAEEYVFQAFDVGAFHYLVKPFSDEKLKEVVTKAVHNIKRSSRLEKDEKYIMVQTAGSHIKIFLRDIVYAEVYNRKVIIHTRSTDIEYYGKLQELSDMAGTDFFRTHRAYLVHFKYVEKYDATCVTMKNGTALIAKKNYPEFVRRYLKYNQRKGNEVR from the coding sequence ATGCAAATAGCTATCTGTGATGATGAAGTATCTATGGTTCAGATACTGGAAGAAAAGATAAAAAAGTTATTGCCGGATGCGGTTATAGATAAATATTTATCGGGTGATGAACTGATCGCAAGTGGCAGTAAGCCGGATATTCTTTTTCTGGATATTCAGATGCCGGGAATGGATGGGATGGAAACGGCAAAGATGCTTCGTCAGGACAATGAGAATATGATACTCATTTTTGTGACAGCAGCAGAGGAGTATGTTTTTCAGGCATTTGATGTCGGAGCATTTCATTATCTGGTTAAGCCATTTTCCGATGAGAAATTGAAAGAGGTTGTGACAAAGGCAGTCCATAACATAAAAAGGAGTTCCAGACTTGAAAAAGACGAAAAGTATATTATGGTACAGACCGCCGGAAGTCATATAAAGATTTTTCTGCGTGATATTGTGTATGCCGAGGTGTATAACCGGAAAGTTATTATCCATACACGAAGTACGGATATTGAATACTATGGTAAATTACAGGAATTAAGTGATATGGCAGGAACAGATTTTTTCCGAACACACAGAGCCTATCTTGTGCATTTTAAATATGTAGAAAAATATGATGCAACTTGTGTAACTATGAAAAATGGAACTGCATTGATTGCAAAAAAGAATTATCCGGAGTTTGTGAGGAGGTATCTGAAGTATAACCAGAGGAAAGGAAATGAAGTCAGATGA
- a CDS encoding GHKL domain-containing protein, whose product MSLVERCWMITSKFSVIAILIITGICFGVFVYPYMKKKREAALVSIVYIGIMSVLYLIPQQIGNFSAYMLGVVAAFLVMYIQDRRNIYQKIFLAVTFFSIRWLAVAMADRLDDFITKALVFGNTIAGRQWLQYGLYAGTRILDIVLCIVFLAVAIGLINKAYVYKNDEMNVKELVMLIIPSLVGVTGYGILQYYLNIYEKDTGKSLTDTYGFYGALSFVHYFISIIAILVMTTMFQNWKVAQEEQTGQELVLNQVSNMKKHIGEVEKLYQDIRSLRHDMGNHIQMLEHLVAENHMDDAAEYMEHLKKEWNEISPEIKTGSPVIDVILMEKLREAKEKQIRFISDFHYPGDTKLNAFDLSVILNNALDNCMENVSGENPYISISSFRKNSIFMITIKNRYEGELNYKDSDLPETTKSGKEHGIGLHNIRRVARMYMGDISLEQENQEVVLSIMLQVE is encoded by the coding sequence ATGAGTTTAGTGGAAAGATGTTGGATGATCACATCGAAGTTTTCTGTTATTGCAATTTTGATTATTACAGGAATCTGTTTTGGTGTTTTTGTATATCCATATATGAAAAAGAAAAGGGAAGCTGCTCTGGTCAGTATTGTTTATATTGGAATTATGTCTGTGCTGTATCTGATACCGCAGCAGATTGGCAATTTTTCTGCATATATGCTGGGGGTTGTGGCTGCATTTCTTGTGATGTATATACAGGACAGAAGAAACATCTATCAGAAAATATTTCTTGCAGTGACATTTTTTTCTATCCGTTGGCTTGCGGTTGCAATGGCAGACAGACTGGATGATTTTATCACAAAAGCTCTGGTTTTTGGGAATACGATTGCAGGAAGACAATGGCTGCAATATGGACTTTATGCTGGAACGAGAATTCTGGATATTGTGCTTTGTATCGTTTTCCTTGCAGTTGCAATCGGTCTGATCAATAAAGCATATGTATACAAAAATGATGAAATGAACGTTAAAGAGCTGGTAATGCTCATCATACCTTCTCTTGTGGGAGTTACAGGATATGGCATTCTGCAATATTATCTGAATATTTATGAAAAAGATACAGGAAAGAGCCTGACAGATACCTATGGATTTTATGGAGCTTTAAGCTTTGTGCATTATTTTATCTCTATCATAGCAATTCTTGTTATGACTACGATGTTTCAAAACTGGAAGGTGGCACAGGAAGAACAGACAGGTCAGGAGCTGGTATTAAATCAGGTCAGTAATATGAAAAAGCATATCGGGGAAGTGGAAAAGCTGTATCAGGATATCCGCAGCCTGCGTCATGACATGGGGAATCATATACAGATGCTGGAACATCTTGTGGCAGAGAATCATATGGATGATGCAGCAGAATATATGGAGCATTTGAAAAAGGAGTGGAATGAAATATCTCCTGAGATAAAAACGGGGAGTCCTGTCATTGATGTGATTCTGATGGAAAAGTTAAGAGAAGCAAAGGAAAAGCAGATTCGTTTTATATCAGATTTTCATTATCCGGGGGATACGAAATTAAATGCATTTGATTTAAGCGTGATCTTAAACAATGCACTGGATAATTGCATGGAAAATGTAAGTGGAGAAAATCCTTATATCAGTATCTCTTCTTTTCGGAAAAACAGTATTTTTATGATAACCATAAAGAACAGATATGAGGGAGAGTTAAATTATAAGGACAGTGATCTGCCGGAAACAACGAAATCCGGGAAGGAGCATGGAATTGGACTGCATAATATCCGGAGGGTTGCAAGGATGTATATGGGAGATATATCTTTAGAGCAGGAGAATCAGGAAGTGGTTCTAAGTATTATGTTACAGGTAGAATAA
- a CDS encoding FlxA-like family protein, which produces MRINGFSGTNTQTGTMGMTQGNDSVSKNIQNQIANAQQKLQDLSSNEEMSLEDKMKKRQEIQQEINNLNQQLRQHQIEQRKEQQSKNSSSMDDMVAGTSNTSKKKDTGLSQASMQAMISADSSMKQAKVQGSMATQIQGRASVLESEIKQDAGKGNTEKKEEELAELQAKAQSATAAQMSTLADANKSVEEAAKAENSNTEDTATKNNTDKSEKTQESAGAAAEETDSVKNTDIKGETQVTVETPTLENAQNATQQAVYTPIDIRL; this is translated from the coding sequence ATGAGAATCAATGGATTTAGTGGGACAAATACGCAGACAGGAACAATGGGAATGACACAGGGGAATGATTCTGTAAGTAAAAATATTCAGAATCAGATTGCAAATGCACAGCAGAAGCTACAGGATTTATCATCGAATGAAGAAATGTCATTAGAGGATAAGATGAAAAAGCGTCAGGAGATACAGCAGGAGATTAACAATCTCAATCAGCAGTTAAGACAGCACCAGATCGAGCAGAGAAAGGAACAGCAGAGTAAAAATTCGTCATCTATGGATGATATGGTGGCTGGAACAAGTAACACTTCTAAAAAGAAAGACACCGGATTGTCACAGGCAAGTATGCAGGCGATGATCTCCGCAGATTCTTCCATGAAACAGGCAAAGGTGCAGGGAAGTATGGCAACACAGATACAGGGACGTGCCAGTGTGCTTGAATCTGAAATCAAACAGGATGCCGGAAAAGGAAATACTGAGAAGAAGGAAGAAGAACTGGCAGAGCTGCAGGCAAAGGCACAGTCTGCGACAGCAGCACAGATGTCTACACTTGCAGATGCAAATAAATCAGTAGAAGAAGCTGCAAAAGCGGAGAACAGCAATACAGAAGACACTGCAACAAAGAACAATACTGATAAATCCGAGAAAACACAGGAATCTGCGGGGGCTGCGGCAGAGGAGACAGACAGCGTAAAGAATACGGATATCAAAGGGGAAACACAGGTGACAGTAGAAACACCGACTCTGGAAAATGCACAGAATGCAACACAGCAGGCAGTGTATACACCGATTGATATTCGTTTATAG